The following are from one region of the Deltaproteobacteria bacterium genome:
- a CDS encoding ATP-binding protein — MVRTTRLALRDWPTSFPRATCATALIDRVVHHADVIAVEGESYCARGAGRSAEARRAKRTEVPGR; from the coding sequence CTGGTCCGGACCACCCGCCTCGCGCTCCGCGACTGGCCCACCAGCTTCCCCCGCGCCACCTGCGCCACCGCGCTCATCGATCGCGTCGTCCACCACGCCGACGTGATCGCCGTCGAAGGCGAGAGCTATTGCGCCCGCGGGGCCGGGCGGTCCGCCGAGGCCCGGCGCGCGAAGAGGACCGAGGTGCCCGGCCGCTGA